Proteins from a single region of Scylla paramamosain isolate STU-SP2022 chromosome 13, ASM3559412v1, whole genome shotgun sequence:
- the LOC135106299 gene encoding calbindin-32-like isoform X4 has protein sequence MAVGPDGLTDYERKMNSQQKCNNFMRQFRDDESRELKKLTANQFMEVWSHYDADGNGYIEGSELDGFLKEFVSSVNTNDSGSESVSDTMLAELKECFMEAYDDNQDGKIEIRELAQLLPMEENFLLLFRFDNPLDSSVEFMKIWKQYDADHNGFIDINELKNFLRDLLKEAKKDQDVSEDKLIEYTDTMLQVFDQNKDGKLQLSEMAKLLPVKENFLCRSVFKGASKLTKEDIERVFALYDRDNNGTIENEELNGFLKDLLELVKKVGYTDYDALDLQEFQDAIMRGCDFNKDGKINKKELTMILLALARHGTEEEAQPGAGGVVGANPLAEIASIGMKALKLQKLRVRHFVNRTLGANSTTTS, from the exons ATGGCAGTTGGTCCTGACGGTTTGACAGACTACGAAAGGAAGATGAATTCCCAGCAGAAGTGCAACAACTTCATGCGCCAGTTCCGTGACGATGAGTCGCGGGAACTGAAGAAGCTCACCGCCAACCAGTTCATGGAGGTGTGGAGCCACTACGATGCTGACG GCAACGGCTACATCGAGGGCTCCGAGTTGGACGGGTTCCTCAAGGAGTTCGTTTCTTCTGTGAATACTAACGACTCCGGATCAGAG TCTGTGTCGGATACCATGCTGGCGGAGCTCAAGGAGTGCTTCATGGAGGCGTACGATGACAACCAGGACGGCAAGATTGAGATACGAGAG CTAGCGCAACTGCTACCCATGGAGGAGAACTTCTTGCTACTCTTCCGTTTTGACAACCCCCTGGACTCTTCCGTTGAATtcatgaag ATCTGGAAACAATATGATGCTGACCATAATGGTTTTATTGACATTAACGAGCTGAAG AACTTCCTGCGAGACCTGCTCAAGGAAGCCAAGAAGGACCAGGATGTTTCTGAGGACAAACTCATCGAGTACACCGACACCATG ctccaaGTCTTCGACCAGAACAAAGATGGAAAACTCCAGCTCTCTGAAATGGCCAA ATTGTTGCCAGTCAAAGAAAATTTCCTGTGCCGTTCGGTATTTAAG GGCGCCTCCAAACTCACCAAGGAGGACATCGAGAGAGTCTTCGCCCTCTACGACAGG GATAACAACGGTACCATCGAGAACGAGGAACTGAATGGCTTCCTGAAGGACCTGTTGGAGCTGGTGAAGAAGGTAGGATACACA GACTACGACGCGCTGGACCTACAGGAGTTCCAGGACGCCATCATGCGAGGCTGTGACTTCAACAAGGACGGCAAGATCAACAAGAAGGAGCTGACCATGATCCTGCTGGCGCTGGCACGACACGGCACCGAAGAGGAGGCGCAACC tGGTGCAGGTGGCGTGGTAGGCGCCAACCCACTGGCTGAGATCGCTTCCATCGGCATGAAGGCCCTCAAGTTGCAGAAACTCCGTGTCCGCCACTTCGTGAACCGCACCCTCGGcgccaacagcaccaccaccagttag
- the LOC135106299 gene encoding calbindin-32-like isoform X6, with protein sequence MAVGPDGLTDYERKMNSQQKCNNFMRQFRDDESRELKKLTANQFMEVWSHYDADGNGYIEGSELDGFLKEFVSSVNTNDSGSESVSDTMLAELKECFMEAYDDNQDGKIEIRELAQLLPMEENFLLLFRFDNPLDSSVEFMKIWKQYDADHNGFIDINELKNFLRDLLKEAKKDQDVSEDKLIEYTDTMLQVFDQNKDGKLQLSEMAKLLPVKENFLCRSVFKVSQGASKLTKEDIERVFALYDRDNNGTIENEELNGFLKDLLELVKKDYDALDLQEFQDAIMRGCDFNKDGKINKKELTMILLALARHGTEEEAQPGAGGVVGANPLAEIASIGMKALKLQKLRVRHFVNRTLGANSTTTS encoded by the exons ATGGCAGTTGGTCCTGACGGTTTGACAGACTACGAAAGGAAGATGAATTCCCAGCAGAAGTGCAACAACTTCATGCGCCAGTTCCGTGACGATGAGTCGCGGGAACTGAAGAAGCTCACCGCCAACCAGTTCATGGAGGTGTGGAGCCACTACGATGCTGACG GCAACGGCTACATCGAGGGCTCCGAGTTGGACGGGTTCCTCAAGGAGTTCGTTTCTTCTGTGAATACTAACGACTCCGGATCAGAG TCTGTGTCGGATACCATGCTGGCGGAGCTCAAGGAGTGCTTCATGGAGGCGTACGATGACAACCAGGACGGCAAGATTGAGATACGAGAG CTAGCGCAACTGCTACCCATGGAGGAGAACTTCTTGCTACTCTTCCGTTTTGACAACCCCCTGGACTCTTCCGTTGAATtcatgaag ATCTGGAAACAATATGATGCTGACCATAATGGTTTTATTGACATTAACGAGCTGAAG AACTTCCTGCGAGACCTGCTCAAGGAAGCCAAGAAGGACCAGGATGTTTCTGAGGACAAACTCATCGAGTACACCGACACCATG ctccaaGTCTTCGACCAGAACAAAGATGGAAAACTCCAGCTCTCTGAAATGGCCAA ATTGTTGCCAGTCAAAGAAAATTTCCTGTGCCGTTCGGTATTTAAGGTGAGCCAG GGCGCCTCCAAACTCACCAAGGAGGACATCGAGAGAGTCTTCGCCCTCTACGACAGG GATAACAACGGTACCATCGAGAACGAGGAACTGAATGGCTTCCTGAAGGACCTGTTGGAGCTGGTGAAGAAG GACTACGACGCGCTGGACCTACAGGAGTTCCAGGACGCCATCATGCGAGGCTGTGACTTCAACAAGGACGGCAAGATCAACAAGAAGGAGCTGACCATGATCCTGCTGGCGCTGGCACGACACGGCACCGAAGAGGAGGCGCAACC tGGTGCAGGTGGCGTGGTAGGCGCCAACCCACTGGCTGAGATCGCTTCCATCGGCATGAAGGCCCTCAAGTTGCAGAAACTCCGTGTCCGCCACTTCGTGAACCGCACCCTCGGcgccaacagcaccaccaccagttag
- the LOC135106299 gene encoding calbindin-32-like isoform X5, which yields MAVGPDGLTDYERKMNSQQKCNNFMRQFRDDESRELKKLTANQFMEVWSHYDADGNGYIEGSELDGFLKEFVSSVNTNDSGSESVSDTMLAELKECFMEAYDDNQDGKIEIRELAQLLPMEENFLLLFRFDNPLDSSVEFMKIWKAYDKDNSGYIEADELKNFLRDLLKEAKKDQDVSEDKLIEYTDTMLQVFDQNKDGKLQLSEMAKLLPVKENFLCRSVFKVSQGASKLTKEDIERVFALYDRDNNGTIENEELNGFLKDLLELVKKDYDALDLQEFQDAIMRGCDFNKDGKINKKELTMILLALARHGTEEEAQPGAGGVVGANPLAEIASIGMKALKLQKLRVRHFVNRTLGANSTTTS from the exons ATGGCAGTTGGTCCTGACGGTTTGACAGACTACGAAAGGAAGATGAATTCCCAGCAGAAGTGCAACAACTTCATGCGCCAGTTCCGTGACGATGAGTCGCGGGAACTGAAGAAGCTCACCGCCAACCAGTTCATGGAGGTGTGGAGCCACTACGATGCTGACG GCAACGGCTACATCGAGGGCTCCGAGTTGGACGGGTTCCTCAAGGAGTTCGTTTCTTCTGTGAATACTAACGACTCCGGATCAGAG TCTGTGTCGGATACCATGCTGGCGGAGCTCAAGGAGTGCTTCATGGAGGCGTACGATGACAACCAGGACGGCAAGATTGAGATACGAGAG CTAGCGCAACTGCTACCCATGGAGGAGAACTTCTTGCTACTCTTCCGTTTTGACAACCCCCTGGACTCTTCCGTTGAATtcatgaag ATATGGAAAGCTTACGACAAAGACAACAGTGGTTACATAGAGGCAGACGAGCTGAAG AACTTCCTGCGAGACCTGCTCAAGGAAGCCAAGAAGGACCAGGATGTTTCTGAGGACAAACTCATCGAGTACACCGACACCATG ctccaaGTCTTCGACCAGAACAAAGATGGAAAACTCCAGCTCTCTGAAATGGCCAA ATTGTTGCCAGTCAAAGAAAATTTCCTGTGCCGTTCGGTATTTAAGGTGAGCCAG GGCGCCTCCAAACTCACCAAGGAGGACATCGAGAGAGTCTTCGCCCTCTACGACAGG GATAACAACGGTACCATCGAGAACGAGGAACTGAATGGCTTCCTGAAGGACCTGTTGGAGCTGGTGAAGAAG GACTACGACGCGCTGGACCTACAGGAGTTCCAGGACGCCATCATGCGAGGCTGTGACTTCAACAAGGACGGCAAGATCAACAAGAAGGAGCTGACCATGATCCTGCTGGCGCTGGCACGACACGGCACCGAAGAGGAGGCGCAACC tGGTGCAGGTGGCGTGGTAGGCGCCAACCCACTGGCTGAGATCGCTTCCATCGGCATGAAGGCCCTCAAGTTGCAGAAACTCCGTGTCCGCCACTTCGTGAACCGCACCCTCGGcgccaacagcaccaccaccagttag
- the LOC135106299 gene encoding calbindin-32-like isoform X8 → MAVGPDGLTDYERKMNSQQKCNNFMRQFRDDESRELKKLTANQFMEVWSHYDADGNGYIEGSELDGFLKEFVSSVNTNDSGSESVSDTMLAELKECFMEAYDDNQDGKIEIRELAQLLPMEENFLLLFRFDNPLDSSVEFMKIWKQYDADHNGFIDINELKNFLRDLLKEAKKDQDVSEDKLIEYTDTMLQVFDQNKDGKLQLSEMAKLLPVKENFLCRSVFKGASKLTKEDIERVFALYDRDNNGTIENEELNGFLKDLLELVKKDYDALDLQEFQDAIMRGCDFNKDGKINKKELTMILLALARHGTEEEAQPGAGGVVGANPLAEIASIGMKALKLQKLRVRHFVNRTLGANSTTTS, encoded by the exons ATGGCAGTTGGTCCTGACGGTTTGACAGACTACGAAAGGAAGATGAATTCCCAGCAGAAGTGCAACAACTTCATGCGCCAGTTCCGTGACGATGAGTCGCGGGAACTGAAGAAGCTCACCGCCAACCAGTTCATGGAGGTGTGGAGCCACTACGATGCTGACG GCAACGGCTACATCGAGGGCTCCGAGTTGGACGGGTTCCTCAAGGAGTTCGTTTCTTCTGTGAATACTAACGACTCCGGATCAGAG TCTGTGTCGGATACCATGCTGGCGGAGCTCAAGGAGTGCTTCATGGAGGCGTACGATGACAACCAGGACGGCAAGATTGAGATACGAGAG CTAGCGCAACTGCTACCCATGGAGGAGAACTTCTTGCTACTCTTCCGTTTTGACAACCCCCTGGACTCTTCCGTTGAATtcatgaag ATCTGGAAACAATATGATGCTGACCATAATGGTTTTATTGACATTAACGAGCTGAAG AACTTCCTGCGAGACCTGCTCAAGGAAGCCAAGAAGGACCAGGATGTTTCTGAGGACAAACTCATCGAGTACACCGACACCATG ctccaaGTCTTCGACCAGAACAAAGATGGAAAACTCCAGCTCTCTGAAATGGCCAA ATTGTTGCCAGTCAAAGAAAATTTCCTGTGCCGTTCGGTATTTAAG GGCGCCTCCAAACTCACCAAGGAGGACATCGAGAGAGTCTTCGCCCTCTACGACAGG GATAACAACGGTACCATCGAGAACGAGGAACTGAATGGCTTCCTGAAGGACCTGTTGGAGCTGGTGAAGAAG GACTACGACGCGCTGGACCTACAGGAGTTCCAGGACGCCATCATGCGAGGCTGTGACTTCAACAAGGACGGCAAGATCAACAAGAAGGAGCTGACCATGATCCTGCTGGCGCTGGCACGACACGGCACCGAAGAGGAGGCGCAACC tGGTGCAGGTGGCGTGGTAGGCGCCAACCCACTGGCTGAGATCGCTTCCATCGGCATGAAGGCCCTCAAGTTGCAGAAACTCCGTGTCCGCCACTTCGTGAACCGCACCCTCGGcgccaacagcaccaccaccagttag
- the LOC135106299 gene encoding calbindin-32-like isoform X1 — MAVGPDGLTDYERKMNSQQKCNNFMRQFRDDESRELKKLTANQFMEVWSHYDADGNGYIEGSELDGFLKEFVSSVNTNDSGSESVSDTMLAELKECFMEAYDDNQDGKIEIRELAQLLPMEENFLLLFRFDNPLDSSVEFMKIWKAYDKDNSGYIEADELKNFLRDLLKEAKKDQDVSEDKLIEYTDTMLQVFDQNKDGKLQLSEMAKLLPVKENFLCRSVFKVSQGASKLTKEDIERVFALYDRDNNGTIENEELNGFLKDLLELVKKVGYTDYDALDLQEFQDAIMRGCDFNKDGKINKKELTMILLALARHGTEEEAQPGAGGVVGANPLAEIASIGMKALKLQKLRVRHFVNRTLGANSTTTS; from the exons ATGGCAGTTGGTCCTGACGGTTTGACAGACTACGAAAGGAAGATGAATTCCCAGCAGAAGTGCAACAACTTCATGCGCCAGTTCCGTGACGATGAGTCGCGGGAACTGAAGAAGCTCACCGCCAACCAGTTCATGGAGGTGTGGAGCCACTACGATGCTGACG GCAACGGCTACATCGAGGGCTCCGAGTTGGACGGGTTCCTCAAGGAGTTCGTTTCTTCTGTGAATACTAACGACTCCGGATCAGAG TCTGTGTCGGATACCATGCTGGCGGAGCTCAAGGAGTGCTTCATGGAGGCGTACGATGACAACCAGGACGGCAAGATTGAGATACGAGAG CTAGCGCAACTGCTACCCATGGAGGAGAACTTCTTGCTACTCTTCCGTTTTGACAACCCCCTGGACTCTTCCGTTGAATtcatgaag ATATGGAAAGCTTACGACAAAGACAACAGTGGTTACATAGAGGCAGACGAGCTGAAG AACTTCCTGCGAGACCTGCTCAAGGAAGCCAAGAAGGACCAGGATGTTTCTGAGGACAAACTCATCGAGTACACCGACACCATG ctccaaGTCTTCGACCAGAACAAAGATGGAAAACTCCAGCTCTCTGAAATGGCCAA ATTGTTGCCAGTCAAAGAAAATTTCCTGTGCCGTTCGGTATTTAAGGTGAGCCAG GGCGCCTCCAAACTCACCAAGGAGGACATCGAGAGAGTCTTCGCCCTCTACGACAGG GATAACAACGGTACCATCGAGAACGAGGAACTGAATGGCTTCCTGAAGGACCTGTTGGAGCTGGTGAAGAAGGTAGGATACACA GACTACGACGCGCTGGACCTACAGGAGTTCCAGGACGCCATCATGCGAGGCTGTGACTTCAACAAGGACGGCAAGATCAACAAGAAGGAGCTGACCATGATCCTGCTGGCGCTGGCACGACACGGCACCGAAGAGGAGGCGCAACC tGGTGCAGGTGGCGTGGTAGGCGCCAACCCACTGGCTGAGATCGCTTCCATCGGCATGAAGGCCCTCAAGTTGCAGAAACTCCGTGTCCGCCACTTCGTGAACCGCACCCTCGGcgccaacagcaccaccaccagttag
- the LOC135106299 gene encoding calbindin-32-like isoform X3 encodes MAVGPDGLTDYERKMNSQQKCNNFMRQFRDDESRELKKLTANQFMEVWSHYDADGNGYIEGSELDGFLKEFVSSVNTNDSGSESVSDTMLAELKECFMEAYDDNQDGKIEIRELAQLLPMEENFLLLFRFDNPLDSSVEFMKIWKAYDKDNSGYIEADELKNFLRDLLKEAKKDQDVSEDKLIEYTDTMLQVFDQNKDGKLQLSEMAKLLPVKENFLCRSVFKGASKLTKEDIERVFALYDRDNNGTIENEELNGFLKDLLELVKKVGYTDYDALDLQEFQDAIMRGCDFNKDGKINKKELTMILLALARHGTEEEAQPGAGGVVGANPLAEIASIGMKALKLQKLRVRHFVNRTLGANSTTTS; translated from the exons ATGGCAGTTGGTCCTGACGGTTTGACAGACTACGAAAGGAAGATGAATTCCCAGCAGAAGTGCAACAACTTCATGCGCCAGTTCCGTGACGATGAGTCGCGGGAACTGAAGAAGCTCACCGCCAACCAGTTCATGGAGGTGTGGAGCCACTACGATGCTGACG GCAACGGCTACATCGAGGGCTCCGAGTTGGACGGGTTCCTCAAGGAGTTCGTTTCTTCTGTGAATACTAACGACTCCGGATCAGAG TCTGTGTCGGATACCATGCTGGCGGAGCTCAAGGAGTGCTTCATGGAGGCGTACGATGACAACCAGGACGGCAAGATTGAGATACGAGAG CTAGCGCAACTGCTACCCATGGAGGAGAACTTCTTGCTACTCTTCCGTTTTGACAACCCCCTGGACTCTTCCGTTGAATtcatgaag ATATGGAAAGCTTACGACAAAGACAACAGTGGTTACATAGAGGCAGACGAGCTGAAG AACTTCCTGCGAGACCTGCTCAAGGAAGCCAAGAAGGACCAGGATGTTTCTGAGGACAAACTCATCGAGTACACCGACACCATG ctccaaGTCTTCGACCAGAACAAAGATGGAAAACTCCAGCTCTCTGAAATGGCCAA ATTGTTGCCAGTCAAAGAAAATTTCCTGTGCCGTTCGGTATTTAAG GGCGCCTCCAAACTCACCAAGGAGGACATCGAGAGAGTCTTCGCCCTCTACGACAGG GATAACAACGGTACCATCGAGAACGAGGAACTGAATGGCTTCCTGAAGGACCTGTTGGAGCTGGTGAAGAAGGTAGGATACACA GACTACGACGCGCTGGACCTACAGGAGTTCCAGGACGCCATCATGCGAGGCTGTGACTTCAACAAGGACGGCAAGATCAACAAGAAGGAGCTGACCATGATCCTGCTGGCGCTGGCACGACACGGCACCGAAGAGGAGGCGCAACC tGGTGCAGGTGGCGTGGTAGGCGCCAACCCACTGGCTGAGATCGCTTCCATCGGCATGAAGGCCCTCAAGTTGCAGAAACTCCGTGTCCGCCACTTCGTGAACCGCACCCTCGGcgccaacagcaccaccaccagttag
- the LOC135106299 gene encoding calbindin-32-like isoform X7, which translates to MAVGPDGLTDYERKMNSQQKCNNFMRQFRDDESRELKKLTANQFMEVWSHYDADGNGYIEGSELDGFLKEFVSSVNTNDSGSESVSDTMLAELKECFMEAYDDNQDGKIEIRELAQLLPMEENFLLLFRFDNPLDSSVEFMKIWKAYDKDNSGYIEADELKNFLRDLLKEAKKDQDVSEDKLIEYTDTMLQVFDQNKDGKLQLSEMAKLLPVKENFLCRSVFKGASKLTKEDIERVFALYDRDNNGTIENEELNGFLKDLLELVKKDYDALDLQEFQDAIMRGCDFNKDGKINKKELTMILLALARHGTEEEAQPGAGGVVGANPLAEIASIGMKALKLQKLRVRHFVNRTLGANSTTTS; encoded by the exons ATGGCAGTTGGTCCTGACGGTTTGACAGACTACGAAAGGAAGATGAATTCCCAGCAGAAGTGCAACAACTTCATGCGCCAGTTCCGTGACGATGAGTCGCGGGAACTGAAGAAGCTCACCGCCAACCAGTTCATGGAGGTGTGGAGCCACTACGATGCTGACG GCAACGGCTACATCGAGGGCTCCGAGTTGGACGGGTTCCTCAAGGAGTTCGTTTCTTCTGTGAATACTAACGACTCCGGATCAGAG TCTGTGTCGGATACCATGCTGGCGGAGCTCAAGGAGTGCTTCATGGAGGCGTACGATGACAACCAGGACGGCAAGATTGAGATACGAGAG CTAGCGCAACTGCTACCCATGGAGGAGAACTTCTTGCTACTCTTCCGTTTTGACAACCCCCTGGACTCTTCCGTTGAATtcatgaag ATATGGAAAGCTTACGACAAAGACAACAGTGGTTACATAGAGGCAGACGAGCTGAAG AACTTCCTGCGAGACCTGCTCAAGGAAGCCAAGAAGGACCAGGATGTTTCTGAGGACAAACTCATCGAGTACACCGACACCATG ctccaaGTCTTCGACCAGAACAAAGATGGAAAACTCCAGCTCTCTGAAATGGCCAA ATTGTTGCCAGTCAAAGAAAATTTCCTGTGCCGTTCGGTATTTAAG GGCGCCTCCAAACTCACCAAGGAGGACATCGAGAGAGTCTTCGCCCTCTACGACAGG GATAACAACGGTACCATCGAGAACGAGGAACTGAATGGCTTCCTGAAGGACCTGTTGGAGCTGGTGAAGAAG GACTACGACGCGCTGGACCTACAGGAGTTCCAGGACGCCATCATGCGAGGCTGTGACTTCAACAAGGACGGCAAGATCAACAAGAAGGAGCTGACCATGATCCTGCTGGCGCTGGCACGACACGGCACCGAAGAGGAGGCGCAACC tGGTGCAGGTGGCGTGGTAGGCGCCAACCCACTGGCTGAGATCGCTTCCATCGGCATGAAGGCCCTCAAGTTGCAGAAACTCCGTGTCCGCCACTTCGTGAACCGCACCCTCGGcgccaacagcaccaccaccagttag
- the LOC135106299 gene encoding calbindin-32-like isoform X2 translates to MAVGPDGLTDYERKMNSQQKCNNFMRQFRDDESRELKKLTANQFMEVWSHYDADGNGYIEGSELDGFLKEFVSSVNTNDSGSESVSDTMLAELKECFMEAYDDNQDGKIEIRELAQLLPMEENFLLLFRFDNPLDSSVEFMKIWKQYDADHNGFIDINELKNFLRDLLKEAKKDQDVSEDKLIEYTDTMLQVFDQNKDGKLQLSEMAKLLPVKENFLCRSVFKVSQGASKLTKEDIERVFALYDRDNNGTIENEELNGFLKDLLELVKKVGYTDYDALDLQEFQDAIMRGCDFNKDGKINKKELTMILLALARHGTEEEAQPGAGGVVGANPLAEIASIGMKALKLQKLRVRHFVNRTLGANSTTTS, encoded by the exons ATGGCAGTTGGTCCTGACGGTTTGACAGACTACGAAAGGAAGATGAATTCCCAGCAGAAGTGCAACAACTTCATGCGCCAGTTCCGTGACGATGAGTCGCGGGAACTGAAGAAGCTCACCGCCAACCAGTTCATGGAGGTGTGGAGCCACTACGATGCTGACG GCAACGGCTACATCGAGGGCTCCGAGTTGGACGGGTTCCTCAAGGAGTTCGTTTCTTCTGTGAATACTAACGACTCCGGATCAGAG TCTGTGTCGGATACCATGCTGGCGGAGCTCAAGGAGTGCTTCATGGAGGCGTACGATGACAACCAGGACGGCAAGATTGAGATACGAGAG CTAGCGCAACTGCTACCCATGGAGGAGAACTTCTTGCTACTCTTCCGTTTTGACAACCCCCTGGACTCTTCCGTTGAATtcatgaag ATCTGGAAACAATATGATGCTGACCATAATGGTTTTATTGACATTAACGAGCTGAAG AACTTCCTGCGAGACCTGCTCAAGGAAGCCAAGAAGGACCAGGATGTTTCTGAGGACAAACTCATCGAGTACACCGACACCATG ctccaaGTCTTCGACCAGAACAAAGATGGAAAACTCCAGCTCTCTGAAATGGCCAA ATTGTTGCCAGTCAAAGAAAATTTCCTGTGCCGTTCGGTATTTAAGGTGAGCCAG GGCGCCTCCAAACTCACCAAGGAGGACATCGAGAGAGTCTTCGCCCTCTACGACAGG GATAACAACGGTACCATCGAGAACGAGGAACTGAATGGCTTCCTGAAGGACCTGTTGGAGCTGGTGAAGAAGGTAGGATACACA GACTACGACGCGCTGGACCTACAGGAGTTCCAGGACGCCATCATGCGAGGCTGTGACTTCAACAAGGACGGCAAGATCAACAAGAAGGAGCTGACCATGATCCTGCTGGCGCTGGCACGACACGGCACCGAAGAGGAGGCGCAACC tGGTGCAGGTGGCGTGGTAGGCGCCAACCCACTGGCTGAGATCGCTTCCATCGGCATGAAGGCCCTCAAGTTGCAGAAACTCCGTGTCCGCCACTTCGTGAACCGCACCCTCGGcgccaacagcaccaccaccagttag